In Sphingomonas phyllosphaerae, one DNA window encodes the following:
- a CDS encoding NAD(P)-dependent oxidoreductase, whose amino-acid sequence MKGPVLVTGAGGFVGRRVVAALGASGVPVVAGYRRPPPGGTALNVLDPKALAVAMRGVETVVHTAVGGPRDTRVIVDGTRNTLAAARAAGVKRFVQLSSVAVYGRATGTIDEEAPTDRPHGAYGAAKLVAEAACDQARDALSVAILRPTLVYGPRGTAWTTAYLDRLHDGWPVLGAAGRGDANLIHVDDLAGFIAHLVTIATPVAGTFNVNGTDIPTWHDYIEALRDAIQAAPGTGSLPGPATLTARKLARVIGAAAGRAGLSLDLLDRFVARTPSADEVARFRTPVRYAIDRMRATGYCPRITVAQGVADIAAWERAGRP is encoded by the coding sequence ATGAAGGGGCCGGTGCTGGTGACCGGCGCGGGCGGCTTCGTCGGGCGACGCGTCGTCGCCGCGCTGGGGGCGTCCGGCGTTCCCGTCGTTGCAGGCTATCGCCGCCCGCCCCCCGGCGGCACCGCGCTCAACGTCCTCGACCCCAAGGCGCTCGCGGTGGCGATGCGCGGTGTCGAGACGGTGGTCCATACCGCAGTCGGCGGCCCGCGCGACACGCGCGTCATCGTCGACGGCACCCGCAACACGCTGGCGGCGGCGCGTGCCGCGGGGGTGAAGCGCTTCGTCCAGCTCAGCTCGGTCGCGGTCTACGGCCGGGCGACCGGCACGATCGACGAGGAGGCACCGACCGATCGTCCGCACGGCGCGTACGGGGCGGCGAAGCTCGTGGCGGAGGCGGCCTGCGATCAGGCGCGCGATGCGCTGTCGGTCGCCATCCTTCGTCCCACCTTGGTCTACGGCCCGCGCGGCACGGCGTGGACCACCGCCTATCTCGACCGGCTCCACGATGGCTGGCCGGTGCTCGGCGCAGCGGGACGCGGCGACGCCAACCTCATCCATGTCGACGACCTTGCCGGCTTCATCGCCCATCTGGTCACGATCGCGACCCCGGTCGCGGGGACCTTCAACGTCAACGGCACCGATATTCCGACGTGGCACGACTATATCGAGGCGTTGCGCGACGCGATACAGGCGGCGCCGGGCACCGGATCGCTGCCCGGTCCGGCGACGCTCACGGCGCGCAAGCTCGCCCGGGTGATCGGAGCGGCCGCCGGTCGCGCCGGTTTGTCGCTCGACCTGCTCGACCGCTTCGTCGCGCGGACGCCGTCGGCCGACGAGGTCGCCCGGTTTCGCACGCCGGTGCGCTACGCGATCGATCGGATGCGCGCGACCGGTTACTGCCCGCGCATCACCGTGGCGCAAGGCGTGGCCGACATCGCGGCGTGGGAGCGCGCCGGCCGACCATGA
- a CDS encoding dicarboxylate/amino acid:cation symporter has translation MHSTIIPPEAEGPRRLHHHLYVQVLIAIVVGAIVGHFYPDLGAALKPLGDGFIKLVKMVIAPVIFLTLVSGIAGLSELRAVGRVAGKAFGYFLFFSTLALIVGLVVANVVQPGAGMNINPATLDTGAVADYAAKAHDTTLTGFLLNVIPDTLISALTQGNILQVLLVAILFGVAISLVGKPAAPILDMIERLNIVVFRVVAILMRVAPLGAFGAIAFTVGKYGVGSLVNLGGLVATFYLTSALFVFGILGIVARLHGFSILRLIGYLKAELLLVLGTSSSEPALPGLLTKLEAAGCDRGVVGLVVPTGYSFNLDGTNIYMTLAALFIAQACNVDLTIGQQLLLLGVAMLSSKGAAGVTGAGFITLAATLSIVPTVPVAGMALILGVDRFMSECRSLTNFVGNAVAAIVVARWEGKLDQPALDAALAGRPLALTTAPHPAE, from the coding sequence ATGCACAGCACCATCATTCCGCCCGAAGCCGAAGGTCCGCGCCGCCTTCACCACCATCTTTACGTTCAGGTGCTGATCGCGATCGTGGTCGGCGCGATCGTCGGGCATTTCTATCCGGACCTCGGGGCGGCGCTGAAGCCGCTCGGCGACGGGTTCATCAAGCTGGTCAAGATGGTGATCGCCCCGGTCATCTTCCTGACGCTGGTCAGCGGGATCGCCGGGCTGAGCGAGCTGCGCGCGGTCGGACGCGTCGCCGGCAAGGCATTCGGATACTTCCTCTTCTTCTCCACACTTGCGCTGATCGTCGGATTGGTCGTCGCCAACGTCGTGCAGCCGGGCGCGGGGATGAACATCAATCCCGCCACGCTCGATACCGGCGCGGTCGCCGATTATGCCGCCAAGGCGCACGATACGACACTCACCGGCTTCTTGCTCAACGTCATCCCCGACACGCTGATCTCCGCCCTGACGCAGGGCAACATCCTGCAGGTGTTGCTGGTCGCGATCCTGTTCGGCGTCGCGATCAGCCTGGTCGGCAAGCCCGCCGCACCGATCCTCGACATGATCGAGCGGCTCAACATCGTCGTGTTCCGCGTCGTCGCGATCCTGATGCGCGTCGCACCGCTCGGAGCGTTCGGCGCGATCGCGTTCACCGTCGGCAAGTACGGCGTCGGCAGCCTCGTCAACCTCGGCGGACTGGTCGCGACCTTCTATCTGACCTCGGCGCTGTTCGTGTTCGGCATCCTCGGCATCGTCGCGCGGCTGCACGGTTTCTCGATCCTGCGGCTGATCGGCTACCTGAAGGCCGAGTTGCTGCTGGTGCTCGGCACGTCCTCGTCGGAGCCGGCGCTGCCCGGCCTGCTCACCAAACTCGAGGCCGCCGGCTGCGACCGCGGTGTGGTCGGGCTGGTTGTCCCGACCGGCTATTCGTTCAATCTCGACGGCACCAACATCTACATGACGCTCGCGGCGCTGTTCATCGCGCAGGCGTGCAACGTCGACCTGACGATCGGCCAGCAACTGCTGCTGCTCGGCGTCGCGATGCTCTCGTCGAAGGGCGCGGCAGGCGTCACCGGGGCCGGCTTCATCACGCTGGCCGCCACGCTGTCGATCGTCCCCACCGTGCCGGTCGCGGGGATGGCGCTGATCCTCGGCGTCGATCGCTTCATGAGCGAATGCCGCAGCCTGACCAACTTCGTCGGCAATGCGGTCGCCGCGATCGTGGTCGCACGCTGGGAGGGCAAGCTCGACCAGCCGGCGCTCGACGCCGCGCTCGCCGGGCGCCCCCTCGCGCTGACGACCGCGCCGCATCCGGCGGAATAA
- a CDS encoding GIY-YIG nuclease family protein, translated as MSFYVYILRCADGSYYTGHTDDLEHRVAEHQSGTIPGYTHDRRPVELMWAQDFPSRIEALERERQVKDWSRAKKEALFAGDWRAIGEASRSRRRVSAALDAGSNRTDGGEGVWVADAASASPPDERSEGGQQGAGVRVTVPAAPQDERAGGEKLPAPPPVIVLVRPQLGENIGKAARAMLNFGLVELRLVAPRDGWPNPQAGPAASGADIVLERAVVFETVADAVADCAHVYATTVRKRGVTKPVVTPAEAAQTIHAAPGRSAILFGPERSGLETDDVAVARTIVTVPINPEFGSLNLAQAVILVAYEWSKGQALASPPAVDTEPPAPQVELDGMIAQLDALLDDGGYFFPPDRTPTTRRMLRTLLTKPGWSSQEVRTVRGILSSLVPKRPRGG; from the coding sequence ATGAGCTTCTACGTCTATATCCTGCGCTGCGCCGACGGCAGCTATTATACCGGGCACACCGACGACCTCGAGCACCGGGTCGCCGAGCATCAATCAGGGACGATCCCGGGTTACACGCATGATCGTCGCCCGGTGGAATTGATGTGGGCGCAGGATTTTCCGAGTCGGATCGAGGCGCTGGAGCGCGAGCGGCAGGTAAAGGACTGGTCGCGCGCGAAGAAAGAGGCGCTGTTTGCCGGTGACTGGCGCGCGATCGGCGAGGCGTCGCGTTCTCGACGGCGCGTCTCGGCTGCGCTCGACGCTGGCTCGAACCGAACGGATGGGGGTGAGGGAGTGTGGGTGGCTGATGCTGCTTCAGCCTCGCCCCCAGACGAACGGAGTGAGGGGGGGCAGCAGGGTGCCGGCGTCCGGGTGACGGTGCCTGCCGCTCCTCAGGACGAACGGGCCGGAGGAGAAAAGCTTCCCGCCCCACCCCCCGTCATCGTCCTCGTCCGCCCGCAATTGGGCGAGAATATCGGCAAGGCGGCGCGGGCGATGCTCAATTTCGGTCTGGTCGAGCTGCGGCTGGTCGCGCCGCGCGATGGCTGGCCGAACCCGCAGGCCGGGCCGGCGGCATCGGGGGCGGATATCGTGCTCGAACGCGCGGTGGTGTTCGAAACGGTCGCCGACGCCGTCGCCGATTGCGCGCATGTCTATGCGACGACCGTGCGCAAGCGCGGCGTGACCAAGCCGGTCGTTACCCCGGCCGAGGCGGCGCAGACGATCCACGCCGCGCCGGGGCGGTCGGCGATCCTGTTCGGGCCGGAGCGGTCGGGGCTGGAAACCGACGATGTCGCGGTGGCGCGGACGATCGTCACCGTGCCGATCAATCCCGAATTCGGCAGCCTCAATCTGGCGCAGGCGGTGATCCTCGTCGCCTATGAATGGTCGAAGGGGCAGGCGCTGGCGAGCCCACCGGCGGTCGACACCGAGCCGCCCGCGCCGCAGGTCGAACTGGACGGCATGATCGCGCAGCTCGATGCCTTGCTCGACGACGGTGGCTATTTCTTCCCGCCCGATCGCACCCCCACGACCCGGCGGATGCTGCGGACGTTGCTGACCAAACCGGGCTGGTCGAGCCAGGAGGTGCGCACGGTGCGCGGCATCCTGTCGTCGCTGGTCCCGAAGCGGCCACGCGGCGGCTGA
- the nrdR gene encoding transcriptional regulator NrdR, translating into MRCPFCGHDASQVKDSRPTDDGAAIRRRRQCEGCAARFTTFERIQLRDLTVVKSESRREPFDREKLLRSISIAARKRPVEPVRLEKLVSGIQRQLETSGEAEVSAKRIGEMVMDGLKGLDSVAYIRFASVYRDFSEARDFEEFAGSVEEAGRG; encoded by the coding sequence ATGCGCTGCCCTTTTTGCGGACATGACGCCAGCCAGGTGAAGGACAGCCGCCCCACGGACGATGGGGCGGCGATCCGGCGGCGGCGGCAATGCGAGGGCTGCGCGGCGCGCTTCACCACCTTCGAGCGCATCCAGTTGCGCGATCTGACAGTGGTGAAGAGCGAGTCGCGGCGGGAGCCGTTCGATCGCGAGAAACTGCTGCGCTCGATCTCGATCGCCGCGCGCAAGCGGCCGGTCGAGCCGGTGCGGCTGGAGAAGCTGGTCAGCGGCATCCAGCGGCAGCTGGAGACGAGCGGCGAGGCTGAAGTGTCGGCCAAACGGATCGGCGAGATGGTGATGGACGGGCTCAAGGGGCTCGATTCGGTCGCCTATATTCGGTTTGCCAGCGTGTATCGCGACTTCAGCGAGGCGCGCGACTTCGAGGAATTCGCGGGCAGCGTGGAGGAAGCCGGGCGGGGGTGA
- a CDS encoding serine hydroxymethyltransferase — translation MSTNPTSLSDIQPDGFFTRGLADADAAVFAGVAHELTREQTQIELIASENIVSRAVLEAQGSVFTNKYAEGYPGKRYYQGCHPSDEVEQLAIDRAKQLFNCGFVNVQPHSGAQANGAVMLALVKPGDTILGLSLDAGGHLTHGARAAMSGKWFNAVQYGVTADTHLIDYDAVERQAVETQPKLIIAGGSAYPRHIDFARFRAIADKVGAFFMVDMAHFAGLVAGGVHPTPFGHAHVVTTTTHKTLRGPRGGMVLTDDEAIAKKINSAVFPGLQGGPLMHVVAAKAVAFGEALRPEFKSYAAAVVENAKVLAATLKERGADLVSGGTDTHLALVDLTPLGITGRDADEALERAGITCNKNGIPNDPLPPVKTSGIRVGSPAGTTRGFGTAEFREIGNMVADVLDGLRENGEAGDATVEANVRERVRALCARFPIYS, via the coding sequence ATGAGCACCAACCCGACCTCGCTTTCCGACATCCAGCCGGATGGTTTCTTCACCCGCGGCCTTGCCGATGCCGATGCGGCGGTGTTCGCCGGCGTCGCGCACGAGCTGACCCGCGAGCAGACGCAGATCGAGCTGATCGCGTCGGAGAATATCGTCAGCCGCGCCGTGTTGGAGGCGCAGGGGTCGGTATTCACGAACAAGTACGCCGAGGGCTATCCCGGCAAGCGTTACTATCAGGGCTGCCACCCGTCCGACGAGGTCGAGCAGCTGGCGATCGATCGCGCCAAGCAGCTGTTCAACTGCGGGTTCGTCAACGTCCAGCCGCATTCGGGCGCGCAGGCGAACGGTGCGGTGATGCTGGCGCTGGTCAAGCCCGGCGACACGATCCTTGGGCTCAGCCTCGACGCGGGCGGGCACCTGACGCACGGCGCGCGCGCGGCGATGAGCGGCAAGTGGTTCAACGCCGTGCAATATGGCGTGACCGCGGATACGCATCTGATCGATTATGACGCGGTCGAACGCCAGGCGGTCGAGACGCAGCCGAAGCTGATCATCGCGGGCGGCTCGGCGTATCCGCGTCACATCGACTTCGCGCGCTTCCGCGCGATCGCCGACAAGGTCGGTGCGTTCTTCATGGTCGACATGGCGCATTTCGCCGGACTGGTCGCGGGCGGTGTTCACCCGACGCCGTTCGGTCATGCGCATGTCGTGACCACCACCACGCACAAGACGCTGCGCGGCCCGCGCGGCGGCATGGTGCTGACCGATGACGAAGCGATCGCGAAGAAGATCAACTCGGCGGTGTTCCCGGGGCTGCAGGGCGGGCCACTGATGCACGTCGTCGCCGCCAAGGCGGTTGCGTTCGGCGAGGCGCTGCGGCCCGAATTCAAGAGCTATGCCGCCGCGGTGGTTGAGAATGCCAAGGTGCTGGCGGCGACGCTGAAGGAGCGCGGTGCAGATCTCGTATCGGGCGGGACCGACACGCATCTCGCGCTGGTCGATCTCACCCCGCTCGGCATCACCGGCCGCGACGCAGACGAGGCGCTGGAGCGCGCCGGGATCACCTGCAACAAGAACGGCATCCCGAACGATCCGCTGCCGCCGGTCAAGACCAGCGGCATCCGCGTCGGCTCGCCCGCGGGCACGACCCGCGGCTTCGGCACCGCCGAGTTCCGCGAGATCGGTAATATGGTCGCCGACGTGCTCGACGGCCTGCGCGAGAACGGCGAGGCCGGCGACGCGACGGTCGAGGCGAACGTGCGGGAACGTGTTCGCGCGTTGTGCGCTCGGTTCCCGATCTACAGCTAA
- the rpiB gene encoding ribose 5-phosphate isomerase B, with product MRIAIACDHAAVPLKDELRDWMIGEGHEVIDLGTHGDASVDYPDYGRKLADALAAGEAERGVALCGSGIGIMIAANRNPAVRCALVNEPLSAELARSHNDANAIAMGARLIGTEMARACVRAFLSTDFLGGRHAARVDMLKEPA from the coding sequence TTGCGTATCGCCATCGCCTGCGACCATGCTGCCGTCCCGCTCAAGGACGAGTTGCGCGACTGGATGATCGGCGAGGGACATGAGGTAATCGATCTCGGCACGCACGGCGACGCCAGCGTCGATTACCCCGATTACGGCCGCAAGCTGGCCGATGCGCTCGCCGCCGGCGAAGCGGAGCGCGGGGTCGCGCTGTGCGGATCGGGTATCGGGATCATGATCGCCGCCAACCGCAACCCGGCGGTGCGTTGCGCGCTCGTCAACGAACCGCTGTCCGCCGAGCTGGCACGCAGCCACAACGACGCCAACGCGATCGCGATGGGCGCCCGGCTGATCGGCACCGAGATGGCGCGCGCCTGCGTACGTGCCTTTCTTTCCACGGATTTCCTCGGCGGGCGCCATGCCGCGCGCGTCGACATGCTCAAGGAGCCCGCATGA
- a CDS encoding CoA ester lyase, translating into MRAAIRPRRSALFLPASNARAIEKARTLPCDVVILDLEDAVAPAQKCVARDAAKAAIDEGGFGARELVVRVNAPDTPWGADDLAALRGAAVDAVLLPKLDDPATLTDVRAALGDGPALWAMIETCEGVLRLPAIVDAAAEHGLMALVAGTNDLARELRCRVGADRAPLLPALAQILLAARSRGLVALDGVINTLDDQAAISAECAQGRAYGFEGKTLIHPAQIAAANEAFGPSDEEVAAARMLAAAFDGREDEGAIRVAGRMVERLHLEEARRTLALAEAVAAR; encoded by the coding sequence ATGAGGGCCGCGATCCGCCCCCGGCGGAGCGCGCTGTTCCTGCCTGCCTCGAACGCGCGCGCGATCGAGAAGGCGCGGACCCTGCCGTGTGACGTGGTGATCCTCGACCTGGAGGATGCGGTCGCGCCGGCGCAGAAGTGCGTGGCGCGCGATGCGGCGAAGGCGGCGATCGATGAGGGCGGGTTCGGGGCGCGCGAGCTGGTGGTGCGGGTGAACGCGCCGGACACGCCGTGGGGCGCGGACGATCTGGCGGCGTTGCGCGGGGCGGCGGTGGACGCGGTGCTGCTGCCCAAGCTGGACGACCCGGCGACCCTGACGGACGTGCGCGCCGCGCTGGGCGACGGGCCGGCGCTCTGGGCGATGATCGAGACATGTGAGGGCGTGCTGCGGCTGCCCGCGATTGTCGATGCTGCGGCGGAACACGGGCTGATGGCGCTGGTCGCGGGGACGAACGACCTGGCGCGCGAGCTGCGGTGTCGGGTCGGTGCCGACCGCGCGCCCTTGCTGCCGGCGCTCGCGCAGATCCTGCTGGCGGCGCGGTCGCGGGGGTTGGTGGCGCTCGACGGCGTCATCAATACGCTCGATGATCAGGCAGCGATCTCCGCGGAATGTGCGCAGGGACGGGCTTACGGCTTCGAGGGGAAGACGTTGATCCATCCGGCGCAGATCGCGGCGGCGAATGAAGCGTTCGGGCCATCGGACGAAGAGGTGGCGGCGGCGCGGATGCTGGCGGCGGCCTTCGACGGGCGCGAGGACGAGGGCGCGATCCGCGTCGCGGGGCGGATGGTCGAGCGGCTGCATCTGGAGGAAGCGCGGCGGACTCTGGCGCTGGCCGAGGCCGTGGCGGCGCGATAA
- a CDS encoding NAD(P)H-dependent oxidoreductase — MQDDAKGARAPLVVGIGGTIGGVSSTERALKIALGEAAAQGFRTQMFGGADMARLPLYDPRATSRTPEEQAFVEAVRQASAVIISSPGYHGSISGVVKNALDLLEETARDSRPYLADMPVGLIATAYGWQATGSTIAALRSIVHALRGWPTPFAAAINTQVTRFDDEGGASDPAVVEQLRLIGRQVARFAPLSEGGAAA, encoded by the coding sequence ATGCAGGATGATGCGAAAGGCGCGCGCGCGCCGCTGGTGGTGGGGATTGGCGGGACGATCGGCGGGGTGTCTTCGACCGAGCGCGCGCTGAAGATCGCGCTGGGCGAGGCGGCGGCGCAGGGCTTTCGCACGCAGATGTTCGGCGGCGCGGACATGGCGCGGCTGCCGCTGTACGATCCGCGCGCGACCTCGCGGACGCCGGAGGAGCAGGCGTTCGTCGAGGCGGTGCGACAGGCGTCGGCGGTGATCATCTCCAGCCCCGGCTATCACGGCAGCATTTCGGGCGTGGTGAAGAACGCGCTGGATCTGCTGGAGGAGACCGCGCGCGACTCGCGGCCGTATCTGGCCGACATGCCGGTCGGGCTGATCGCGACCGCTTATGGCTGGCAGGCGACCGGCTCGACGATCGCGGCGTTGCGCTCGATCGTCCATGCGCTGCGCGGCTGGCCGACCCCGTTCGCGGCGGCGATCAACACGCAGGTGACGCGCTTCGACGACGAGGGCGGGGCGAGCGATCCGGCGGTGGTGGAGCAATTGCGACTGATCGGGCGGCAGGTCGCGCGCTTCGCGCCGCTGTCCGAGGGCGGCGCGGCGGCATGA
- a CDS encoding transglycosylase domain-containing protein — protein MRPDPYDTGRVRYNHARGDNPGSAPDELPSFGAWHGDSARHDAPRFDDGGDPSPPRRRIAWGKWIVRGLAASIVLFVLAVIWLAVTAPLSRSLKPPTPPSITLTAADGTPIARRGAIIGTPVDASTLPAHVREAFLAIEDRRFYSHWGIDPRGIARAAWANVGSGGVRQGGSTITQQLAKNAFLDSDRTAARKIREVMIAFWLEAWLSKDEILSRYLSNVYFGDNVYGITAASKHYFGRTPQKLNIGQAAMLAGLVKAPSRLAPTGNLKGARARQAVVVGAMVDAGFLTKGEAATVQPQRVLAARADTLPTGTYFADWVLPTAREVAGDAGTEATVKTTLDRGLQSTAERVVRQASLRGLQAAVVAMRPDGEVVAMVGGKDYKTSAFNRAVQAKRQPGSTFKLFVYLAALRAGLTPDDVRDDSPVEIAGWKPRNDDGRYLGPITLRRAFARSSNVVAARLTQEVGVRNVIKTARDLGITTPIPNEATIGLGTAEVSLLELTGAYAAIANGRYPVTPRGVEGNRNASWYEKIAGRDSEMPGKVRDEMRSLLGSSIRGTGRDANLPVDAFGKTGTSQGGRDGWFIGFAGNLVVGVWVGKDDSSPNPGLHGGGIPAQIWRQFMMSALHIPVVVAPEADEMGAPLDNMGDAIDQFGRVIDGAQPSIEDAMNRLRELGIELPQPPEPRQRVPVERYPEDRGPPREDEGGPGEDYEYRF, from the coding sequence ATGCGCCCCGACCCCTACGACACCGGCCGCGTCCGCTACAACCACGCACGCGGCGACAATCCGGGCAGCGCGCCCGATGAATTGCCGTCGTTCGGTGCGTGGCACGGCGATTCCGCGCGCCACGACGCGCCGCGTTTCGACGACGGCGGCGACCCGTCGCCGCCGCGTCGCCGGATCGCATGGGGCAAGTGGATCGTCCGCGGGCTCGCCGCGTCGATCGTGCTGTTCGTGCTCGCGGTCATCTGGCTTGCCGTCACCGCGCCGCTGTCGCGCTCGCTCAAGCCGCCGACGCCACCGTCGATCACGCTGACCGCCGCCGACGGCACGCCGATCGCGCGGCGCGGCGCGATCATCGGCACGCCGGTCGACGCCAGCACCTTGCCCGCGCATGTCCGCGAGGCGTTCCTCGCGATCGAGGATCGGCGCTTCTACTCGCACTGGGGGATCGACCCGCGCGGCATCGCGCGCGCCGCCTGGGCGAACGTCGGCTCGGGCGGGGTGCGACAGGGCGGCTCGACGATCACGCAGCAGCTGGCCAAGAACGCCTTCCTCGACTCGGACCGCACCGCCGCACGCAAGATCCGCGAGGTCATGATCGCCTTCTGGCTGGAGGCATGGCTCAGCAAGGACGAGATCCTCTCGCGCTATCTGTCGAACGTCTATTTCGGCGACAACGTCTACGGCATCACCGCCGCGTCGAAACATTACTTCGGCCGCACCCCGCAGAAGCTCAACATCGGACAGGCGGCGATGCTCGCCGGGCTGGTCAAGGCGCCGTCGCGGCTCGCCCCCACCGGGAACCTGAAGGGCGCGCGCGCGCGGCAGGCGGTGGTGGTCGGCGCGATGGTCGACGCCGGCTTCCTGACCAAAGGCGAGGCCGCGACCGTCCAGCCGCAGCGCGTGCTCGCCGCGCGCGCCGACACCTTGCCGACCGGCACCTATTTCGCGGACTGGGTGCTCCCCACCGCGCGCGAGGTCGCGGGGGATGCGGGCACCGAGGCGACCGTGAAGACCACGCTGGACCGCGGGCTGCAATCGACCGCCGAGCGCGTCGTCCGGCAGGCAAGCCTGCGCGGGCTGCAGGCGGCGGTGGTCGCGATGCGCCCCGATGGCGAGGTCGTCGCGATGGTCGGCGGCAAGGACTACAAGACCAGCGCCTTCAACCGTGCGGTGCAGGCGAAACGCCAGCCGGGCTCGACCTTCAAGCTGTTCGTCTACCTCGCCGCCTTGCGCGCCGGGCTGACCCCCGACGACGTCCGCGACGATTCGCCGGTCGAGATCGCCGGGTGGAAGCCGCGCAACGACGACGGCCGCTACCTAGGCCCGATCACGCTGCGCCGCGCCTTCGCGCGTTCCTCGAACGTCGTCGCCGCGCGGTTGACGCAGGAAGTCGGCGTCCGCAACGTCATCAAGACCGCGCGCGATCTCGGCATCACCACGCCGATCCCCAACGAGGCGACGATCGGGCTCGGCACCGCCGAGGTGTCGCTGCTGGAGCTGACCGGCGCCTATGCCGCGATCGCCAACGGCCGCTATCCGGTGACGCCGCGCGGCGTCGAGGGCAACCGCAACGCGAGCTGGTATGAAAAGATCGCCGGCCGCGACAGCGAGATGCCCGGCAAGGTACGCGACGAGATGCGCTCGCTGCTCGGCTCGTCGATCCGCGGTACCGGGCGCGACGCCAACCTGCCCGTCGACGCCTTCGGTAAGACCGGCACCAGCCAGGGCGGCCGCGACGGCTGGTTCATCGGCTTCGCGGGCAACCTCGTGGTCGGCGTCTGGGTCGGCAAGGACGACAGCTCGCCCAACCCCGGCCTGCATGGCGGCGGGATTCCCGCGCAGATCTGGCGGCAGTTCATGATGTCGGCGCTGCACATTCCGGTCGTCGTCGCACCCGAGGCCGACGAGATGGGCGCGCCGCTCGACAATATGGGCGACGCGATCGACCAGTTCGGCCGCGTGATCGATGGCGCGCAACCATCGATCGAGGATGCGATGAACCGGCTGCGCGAGTTGGGGATCGAATTGCCGCAACCGCCCGAGCCGCGCCAGCGTGTGCCGGTGGAGCGCTACCCCGAAGATCGCGGGCCGCCGCGCGAGGACGAGGGCGGCCCCGGCGAGGATTATGAGTACCGATTTTAG
- a CDS encoding glycosyl hydrolase, whose protein sequence is MFLAASSLAALAVPAVAQERPVTVTLRPAVDRPSTTFEGWGTALAWFADVTGGWPDAERERLADLFYGKDGLGWTIARYNIGGGNAAGTKPYLRPGGAVPGFWRQPEGTQGRDWWRADDPAMWDWSQDQRQRWWLDAIRDRVKAPIFEAFSNSPPWFMTVSGRVSGAEKATEDNLRPGFEQHFATYLARSVAELQKRHRITFRTLSPVNEPNTDYWFAANKQEGAHWSPARQAAMIDATDAALRAQGLKTVVAAPDETNSVLFLADWAAYPAATRARIGQLNVHSYGNIHQTGVRDAARAAGIRLWMSENDAPLDKDPEDFAGMASPLAMAEHIVLDIKRLEPAAWVFWQAVETLSTVDGAKGSNWGLVKADLRAPANAAHAIHVTQKYWAMAQFSRYIRPGDRLVPVDDLDTIGALSPDGRRLTLVHVNPGVTPRRLSVPAGWTTQMVVTDATHRAACVAGTLAPARAIVTLILRRDGAKDLPCPA, encoded by the coding sequence TTGTTTCTGGCAGCCTCGTCGCTCGCCGCCCTCGCTGTTCCCGCCGTCGCGCAGGAACGGCCGGTCACCGTCACGCTGCGCCCGGCGGTCGACCGCCCCTCGACCACCTTCGAAGGCTGGGGCACCGCGCTCGCCTGGTTCGCCGACGTCACCGGCGGTTGGCCCGATGCCGAGCGCGAACGGCTCGCCGACCTCTTCTACGGCAAGGACGGGCTCGGCTGGACGATCGCGCGCTACAATATCGGCGGCGGCAACGCCGCTGGCACCAAACCCTATCTGCGCCCCGGTGGCGCCGTGCCGGGTTTCTGGCGACAACCGGAAGGCACGCAGGGCCGCGACTGGTGGCGCGCCGACGATCCGGCGATGTGGGACTGGTCGCAGGATCAGCGCCAGCGCTGGTGGCTCGACGCGATCCGCGACCGCGTGAAGGCCCCGATCTTCGAGGCCTTCTCCAATTCGCCGCCATGGTTCATGACCGTCTCCGGCCGCGTGTCGGGCGCCGAGAAGGCGACCGAAGACAATCTGCGCCCCGGCTTCGAGCAGCACTTCGCGACCTATCTCGCGCGCAGCGTCGCCGAATTGCAGAAGCGCCACCGCATCACCTTCCGCACGCTGTCGCCGGTCAACGAGCCCAACACCGATTACTGGTTCGCCGCCAACAAGCAGGAGGGCGCGCATTGGAGCCCGGCGCGGCAGGCCGCGATGATCGACGCGACCGACGCCGCGCTTAGGGCGCAGGGGCTGAAGACCGTCGTCGCCGCCCCCGACGAGACCAATTCGGTGCTCTTCCTCGCCGACTGGGCCGCCTATCCCGCCGCGACCCGCGCCCGGATCGGGCAGCTCAACGTCCACAGCTACGGCAACATCCACCAGACCGGCGTGCGCGATGCCGCGCGCGCCGCCGGCATCCGGCTGTGGATGAGCGAGAATGACGCACCACTCGACAAGGACCCCGAGGATTTCGCGGGCATGGCCTCGCCGCTGGCGATGGCCGAGCATATCGTGCTCGACATCAAACGGCTGGAGCCCGCCGCCTGGGTCTTCTGGCAAGCGGTCGAGACGCTCAGCACCGTCGACGGCGCGAAGGGGAGCAATTGGGGGCTGGTCAAGGCCGATCTGCGCGCGCCCGCCAATGCCGCACACGCCATCCACGTCACGCAGAAATATTGGGCGATGGCGCAATTCAGCCGCTACATACGCCCGGGTGACCGGCTGGTGCCCGTCGACGACCTCGACACGATTGGTGCGCTGTCGCCGGACGGACGGCGGCTGACGCTGGTCCACGTCAATCCGGGCGTCACACCCCGCCGATTGTCGGTGCCTGCCGGCTGGACGACGCAGATGGTCGTCACCGATGCGACGCACCGCGCCGCCTGCGTCGCCGGAACGCTCGCTCCTGCGCGCGCGATCGTCACCCTCATTCTCCGCCGCGATGGCGCGAAGGACCTGCCATGCCCCGCCTGA